The Lutibacter sp. A64 genome segment AAGAAACAAACAATATGGAAGAAGCTATTAACACTTTTGTGAAACAGCAATTATAAAAATATGAACCATTAAAAACAAAGCATATGAAAGCCAAAAGAAACATCAAAATACTAGCCTTAGCGCTTATCATAATTTTATTATCGCCTATACGCGCTGCGTGTCAGGGGATGCCAGTTTACGACAATACAAATTTTATCAGTTTTGCTAAATCTTTGGTAGAATCGGCAAAACAAACTTCTCAATTATTAAAAACGGTACAGTTTTTAAAACAGCAAAAAGAAAATATTGAAAAAGTCAATAATGTAATTAAGCAGTTAAATGCAGTAAGAGCATTGGCGAAAAATAACCAACGACTGTTTGATATAGTACAACACGATTTACGAGAGATTTTGAATTCACCTTATATTAAACAAAGTGAAGTCAATAAAGTATCCCAATCCTTTAATGCCATTATAGAAAACTCTTTAGAGAGTTTGGATTATATCGACCAGATTTTAAGCAGTAATAGTCTTAAAATGACCGATGCCGAACGCGCAGCAGTTTTAAAAGAAAAGGAATTAGAATCCAAAGAAATGGTTGCAGAAATTGAGTCAAAGACAAAACGTTATCGAGAAATCATTGCTTTTAGAGAAATGCAAGCCGTTATCAACGGCAGGAAAACAACATATTAATAAATAAAAATGATACTAAGCATAGGATTAGAATATGTAGATGCAGTCTTTACTACCATTAAAAGTAGTGAATTTTCACAGTACACTATTACTGGAATGAAAACACTGGCTATTTTACTGTTTTTGATTAATATTTTAAAAAAGTATAATGAAGGAGTTGCTAATAATGAAGGTTATACGTGGGGTTTAACATCTTCAGAGCTGGCAAAAAACTTTGCAGTGATCATACTGGTCATTTTCTCAACACAAGTATTGGGCGTATTTGATAGTATACTAGTGGCAATTGAATCACAATATAGAGATACAGCTCCAGCACTCCTTCCATTACAAATGCAAGACATAGATTTAGAACAAGATGTTGGTGCAATTGAAGCTGCTAAAAAAGCAATGGCAATGTTGTATGAAGCACTCGTAACACCTTTGTATGGGCTTAAAGTATTGTCTTTTATCATAGCAC includes the following:
- a CDS encoding conjugal transfer protein, with the protein product MKAKRNIKILALALIIILLSPIRAACQGMPVYDNTNFISFAKSLVESAKQTSQLLKTVQFLKQQKENIEKVNNVIKQLNAVRALAKNNQRLFDIVQHDLREILNSPYIKQSEVNKVSQSFNAIIENSLESLDYIDQILSSNSLKMTDAERAAVLKEKELESKEMVAEIESKTKRYREIIAFREMQAVINGRKTTY